In Triticum urartu cultivar G1812 chromosome 6, Tu2.1, whole genome shotgun sequence, the following proteins share a genomic window:
- the LOC125512320 gene encoding uncharacterized protein LOC125512320: MTVAEPEMPASERRLVALARWDALIFLYYGIVWVGTAASLAKVIARGALGEVEGSAVLAAASWLSHHSLIFAAVFTPVALILVGATGVRSAYNTRKDIKEPPKTLHQVAQMMLKDPVIVGALVLLVFLPLISHEDLVVGLLPVKESQREHVRSVLRDVGSLGVSAVFCFIMLPTTVLRQWRMK, encoded by the exons ATGACCGTCGCCGAGCCGGAGATGCCGGCGTCGGAGCGCAGGCTCGTGGCCCTCGCCAGGTGGGACGCGCTCATCTTCCTGTACTACGGGATCGTGTGGGTCGGCACCGCGGCGTCCCTCGCCAAGGTCATCGCGCGCGGCGCTCTGGGCGAGGTCGAGGGTTCCGCCGTGCTCGCGGCGGCGTCCTGGCTCTCCCACCACTCCCTTATCTTCGCTGCCGTGTTCACCCCCGTTGCCTTGATTCTCGTCGGCGCCACCGGAGTGCGCTCCGCGTACAACACCAGGAAG GATATCAAAGAGCCCCCGAAAACTCTTCACCAGGTTGCGCAGATGATGCTCAAGGATCCTGTCATTGTTGGAGCGCTTGTTTTGCTGGTCTTCCTCCCGCTCATAAGTCATGAAGATTTGGTGGTCGGTCTGTTGCCTGTGAAAGAATCTCAGAGGGAACATGTTCGTTCAGTATTGAGGGATGTAGGGTCATTGGGTGTCAGCGCAGTATTTTGTTTCATCATGTTGCCCACTACGGTGCTGAGGCAGTGGAGGATGAAGTAG